In the genome of Leopardus geoffroyi isolate Oge1 chromosome B1, O.geoffroyi_Oge1_pat1.0, whole genome shotgun sequence, the window tgaattatttattacaatattttctaatgaattcatgtatctgtCTTGTGTTGTAAATGTACTGTAATTCTGTTCCTACTTTGTGTTGTTATATATCTAAATCTGATTGTATGAATCTTAATTGTTCAGTTAACGTGTTTCTAGGTTGTAATTTGTAGTAAAGCACTTCAATGCTTTTGCACTTAAATTTACAACACTGTTGGTGTGTGATTGATTTGCTCattcagtaaaagaaaagaaaagaaagaaaagaaaaaaactgactaCACTGACTTTTTTGATTCACTATaggaatgaattttatttttattaatgtgagaAATTGACTTTCTCCAAAGAACTATTTCAACAACAAAATTTGCAATGGGCAAAACTGATAGTAACATACAAAAAATGGGCAGGGTGTTTTGGTTTGTAAATCTAACAGGAAAAggttagaaaaaattttaacattaaaaacaagggaGCTGTGAAAGATATGATTATGGTACCTTTACATATAATCACTTGAGAATAGAGTCTAGTTTGGAGATTTATGTGTATTCAACTATTATTTACTCATATTAGATTGTTCTTTGAGACTCTAAACTgcaagaaagatggaaaagaaaaaatttggagcCAAATAAAAGTATTACGGAATTTTATAGTTTGAGAATTTAGTTCTCTAATATCTGATATGTGTGTATCAGATATAATCTAATACTTGAATATCCAGTTAGTAACTTTATGAAGTTATTCTTCATATACCATTAGATGGAAATTACTGACCACTGTGGTATTTTGGAATTTCCATTATTGGAagtaataaactgaaaaaataaaaataaaagtaataaactgAATAAGaaacctttttaaagtttagacTTCCTTGAAATCTCAGAAGAGATGTAAAAATCTTGTGGTTTTCAGAATAGTTAACACGTCattagttttaattatttctacttctatACTTGACTTACTAACAGATAAAACATTTAAGCATTGAGGAAGTGTTATGAAAGCATATTAATCTGTAAAATATGGTGCAATGTATTTGtctaagaaacataaaatctCTTTAATTATTTAGTAACAGGTATGTTTAATAGCCCATAGCATAACTTTAAAGAAACTGTTGAAGTGCATCTATCTATCAGAAcgtttttgggttttcttttgcttatatgaaaattacaatttttaCTTTGCTGGAAAAGAGAATAATATCACATATCTCCATATTTGATAGTTAACATTTCCTAATGTCCTtgttctccatatattttttgaattaccTAATAGTGAATCTTGAGAATCAGTTCCATTATTTACTCCCAAACGtgataaaatttacaaatatatatatatacatatatatatgtatatatatgtatatatatatgtgtatatatatatatatattttttttttccagaaaggaaaggatATTGGGGTCGTGTCTGTggacttaaaacattttattatcaaTTTCACATCTTTTCTCACTTTGATAACTGCTTTTTGTCAAACCACATGTTAGTTTTGGTGAAATATTGGTTGAATCTAGTAGAGTTATCATTTTTCTAGAAAACTTCTGATCTAGTGTTCAAAATTTACTTTGGTGTTTTTGCTTCTTAAATAacgtaatattttttaaatgtagatgaaATATTGCATCTTTACCTGTGATACAAGCCAGttttaatgagcaaaataaatttaatttcatttttcattttaaaattcctttaattttaatatatatgaatataataaccctttatttaaacaaaatacagtCTTCTGTAGCACTTCATAATCATTATATCCTAATTCCAGCCCTAAATAAAATTCCTACAAACCAGGAACTACTAACAATAATAGCAAACATAAGAAATCATGAATGGGAGGCTATTTTCATGTACAGAGTTTGGTgatatgtttaatttaaaaagatacttttctgaaacagaattcttttaatacattttattcttcttgctgCTGGTAttggattaaaaatttttttgtagacTTCTGCCTTGGTTGCTAAGTAATCCTGAGTCTTAGTTAAAATTAGATGTATATTAGTTTCTTCAGTGGGACATTTTCCAGCATTTGAAATTAGATAATTAGGTAAGTAATGCCTTTAGTCTTCATGTAATTACTTTAGTAtttaaaatcaattcaaaatagattttatttttaaatagcttaaattttttttattattaggttAAAATGCCTGCAGCTTAATCTTAGAAAAGATACTCTGTTATTTATATGAAATCcaaattctttaattttccttgtaAGTATGCaaagatttcttttattaataattttatttcactaccttgaaaaaatattttaaagttttctcctacatcttatttttcttatttgcacTAAATCAGATTGATAATTatcaaaataacttctaaaatgtctactttataaaaatgtaactcCTTCTGAAGCactttcattaaatattcttaGTACATCCAAAGCACTAAACATTAGCAATCTGTAAATATAATCATATCTTTAATCAGATTTTGTATCCTAAAACTAGGGCTTTCTTTTGACTATTATACTTGCCATAGGAAATTAATTATCATCAGTGCTTCATTATATTTTTGCTGAATGATAATCAAGATGTCATTGTTGCAGCTCTATAGGAGTTAGGAGTCCCACAATACCAAAATTTCTTTTGTTCAAACTCTGTTAAAATTATAACTCCTTATAATACTGGTATTTTTGCtgtaattcattttttgtttgatttttatttttagttcaacTGTTGATGCAAAATCAGAGGAAGCTactaaaatggaaaaaggaaaatcagcATTAAGCAAAGTTTTGGAATCTTTGTGCATACATCACCAGCAACAAGTTTTGGCCATGTTGAAATTTCTAGTCCAAGAGCAAAATGCTGCTTCTCTTTGCTATTGTAATACATCATATACTGTGTCTTCAGAATCTCAAAAGCCCCTAATTGAAGATGATTTACATGGTCTATTCTGTAGTTGTGAATATAGGCTGGCAGAAAGAGGGtgtttacaaaatgaaagacaaagccCTGGTGTTGTGCCTCTGCCAGTCTGTATTAAAGATTTACATTGTTTATCTTGCCAAACTATAACTATTGAACACATTATGACAGTAGTGAATAGAGGAATTGCAAACAGTTATAATTCTCACAGGTGCTGTTCTGGACTATTACCAAACATTCACTCTACAAAATCAACCTTTCACACTCCTCTTTCATCAAGGGACATATGTGATGTTTCAGTCAGTCTTAAGGATGTTTGTAGATCTCGAAGTCCATCACCCCCACCATTATCACCTGTACAGACGGAaggatttgaaaaattaaaagatgttgTCTCAGAGCTCTCAGCCTTAGAAAATAACAGacttgaaataaacattaaccagcctccctctctcacaccagcagaaataaacagtgaCAAGACTGATCACGAaggtaaaatacataaaactaaaaaattcagCAACTCGGATTCTTTGCTCCTGGAAGGCAGTGGTAATTGTACTACAAATCAGGAAAAAGGTGAAACTACTGTAATTTTTCAAGATTTAATGGATCgtattaatgaaaaattaaagtcaATAGAAACTACGGATATGGGAAACCTTGTAAAATTATCTAGCAGTGATTGTAATACAgataatgatttaaaattaagAGATCTAATAGCTTCTCTCTTGCATAATGCCAAGGCCAGTGATTACAGTTttatggaattgctgagtcaacaTGATAAAAAGGtagagaataaaattattcagACAAGATTTCGAAAGCGTCAAGAAACTTTACTTTCAGTGCACAACTCTCCTGATTCACCCACGTTTAGAAGGCAGTCTTTgcaaataaaaagagaacttgCCAGTCTTGATGaaaattttgtaagaaaaagatacactgaaaaaaattcaaggaagTTGACACGCAACGATGAGATATTTTCAATGGACAGAGAGGAATTCTGTCATTGCCAAGGGTCTTTACAAAATTCTAAAAGCTTGCAAGAAAATAATCATGCAGAAACATTTTCACCAGATTGTGCATTGCAGTCATTGCAACTACCTCTTCATAGTTTAGAAACTAACTTAGCTTTTGATGCATTTTCAGAAAGCTTTAAGACAACTTCCCCTGGGAAAATGAGCATAACAAAATTACAGGAGAAATCTGCAGCTGGGAAAAGACTTTTGCAAAATCACAGGAAGAATCCAAAACTGGAGAATACCAAAACTCCTTTGAAAAGTGATGTTCCTGGACTTTTGAGCAGAACTAAACGACATATTGTGCCCCCAGGATGGTATTCTATATATGTAACaaataattatgttttcaaaaaatccCCTAAGGCCAAAAAAATTTCtgattctgcaaaaaaaaaagatccagtgaAAAATACTCAAATTGAAAGCTCACACAATATAGATCTAAACAAAATTGCAATGAATTCCAATTTACAAGTTGTTGTGGAACGTTTGGAAGATACAATAAATATGGCCAAAAAGTCTTGGAATAATCACTCATTATCTGAAGGATGTAAGACATCCAAGAAATTGATAGAAATTGATGGTAAAGATCAAGATGCAGGAAGAAACATGACTCTAACTGTAAGCAGAATGACATGCAAAGAGCAGAGTTTATCAAAATCTGTGGTAGCAGCCAGTAATATCAAAAGCAATCATACACCTACAATAGATTTGAATAGCAAAAGACTTGATAATCCGGAAAATTCATCTATTTTAGATACGAGTAGCTTGATTTCCGGTGTTCAAAATGTGCCAACAAAATACGAGGCCATTGAAAGCTCTTTTTCCAGCTATTCTAGTCCTATCAAACTCATGTTTTTATCTGAGGTTAAAAGCAGTGAAGGAGTCAAATATACTTTAACTTCAGTCGGTACTTCCAAGTCAAATGCTGATCTTCCTTCTGAAAAATATCCAAGTCATGATGCAATTGAAAAACAACCAGAAACAAATGAGGATATCCCAGATGCTAACTTTGAAAATTATAGTTCTAATTGTAATGGTAGTGACACTCTTCAGGGAGAACTAAACAAATTTAATTGTGCAAAAGAAACTACAGAATCCCCTGCAATGTTTATAGATGATGTGAACAGTGATAAGCCACAAGACAAACCTAAGGAAAATCCAAGCAATGATACTGATTCATCTTTTAAACGAAAACCAGGTAGACCTAAAAAGATAGGTCCCCAGGTTGTGAAACAAATTAAGCGGCCAATTGGAAGACCACCAAAACCTAAAACCGATCAAACAGACATCACCATTTGCCAAAATGAATCGTCTAGTACTGGAAAGAAAAGTCCAGAATCCCTCCTATCAGAAGTGAAAGAAGGTATCTATAAAAAGAGTATTACCGTAACTGTTATTTATGGAAGATCAAGAAGAACTAAAAGGCATGTTTCTGAAGGAACTGTAAACATAAGCAATGTTATATCTTTCAGCAATAATGCTGATTTTCCAACTGAATGCAATAGTCTCAGAAATATTAGAGAATACAAAATTGACTCAGGTGAAAGAAGTGCTATTTCAACTTTGACTACTGAAAGTGAGATCTTGGGGTCTGGCTTTGAATATATTAGGCCCATCAAGAACAAGTCTGTGATACCTCAACCTTCCAAGAACATTATCCGACCAAATCAGAAGCCTTTTGCAGTAATTAGGAAGCCTGGTAGACCTGCAAAAGTGAAAATCTCTGGCATATCTGTGACCATTAATAGAGTTTCACCTCAGGAGAGAGAAGTAAGTATTAGCAGCTGTTTGCCTCCTTtagaacaagaaaatatattagagaaaaatctGGCTGAAGAAAAGTATGATCACCAATGCAATAAGATGGACACAAGGCACACTGAAGCTGACATATTTAAGAATGGATCAAAAAGTATGGTTGCTGCTATACCTTTGAGACATTCTATTAGGGATAGAAAGCCATCTCTCCATCTCGTACATCCATTAGCATCTTCCAGCTCACTTATTTATAGAAATACTCTGCTCCGTAAATCATATAAACTCCATTTGCAGAAAGGTAAAAGTGAGAAGGAAAAACATAGGCAGTCAAGGATAAAAATAGCTTCAAAAGGTACCCCTGGACTTAGAAattcaaagaatgcaaaaatgtgTTTGGAAGATAACAAATTAATACCCATTTCTGAAGTATCCTTGGACCCTATAATTTCATCAAACCCTTTGCTCAGGTGGTGGGCTGCTTCTACTTCAAATGATTCCTTATTAGAGGAATTAAACAATAGATTTGAGCAAATAACAAATGCTTGGGTGCAAGTGAGTGGAGATGAAGCTGAAAACTGTgttcataaaaaaagagaacgcATTGAAAGTGATAATTTCAAAATAGCAAACCCTTTGGAAACCTGTCTTTTAGAACTTGAAGTTTCACCTGTAAAAATGCTTTTTCGGAAAAAGTATGATTTGAATGAACTCTGTATCTGGTTTatgcaaacaacagaaacacaGTCTCTTTCACTAGTTAGAAAAGCAAATGCTCGAAACCCTTTAGAAGTAATAAATACCAGAGGAATTAAATTAGGGaccaaatattctcattttaatacTAGCCCCTTcagaaagcactttaaaaaatttgcacTGTCTTCTCCTTCAAAATCAGCAGGGAAGTTGCATATACTACATAAAATAGTTAGCTCTCCACTGTTAAATGTGAGAAGTAATTTAACATTAGCTAGATTAAAAAGAACTGAGTTTAAGAGGTTGCAGCACGAAAggtggaaaagagagggaaagccGCACAACCATGGAACAGTTGATTGGATCTCTAAAAGAAGGAACTTAAGATTTTTCTGCcagaatcaatttttaaaaaagactgaaggGGGAACAAATGCTGACATCCCACTCCAAGGAAAAAACACAATAGATAATCAGTTTATTTTGCCACCTGAGATCAGAGATGACTGTTTGCAACAGAAGGTGGCAATGTCTGACTTGAAAACACATGCTAATTTAGAGAATAATTTTAAGACAGAAGCAAAGGAGAATGGAACAAATTGCAGCCAAAAAGGTTTTGAAAAGGGATCAAGACTAGGAAATGTATGTCCACATAATTGGAGGTCAAAAACCTTAAAAGATTGTAGAATATTTTTGAGGAAGATCAACTATCTTGAACACAGAAATACTTTTAAGCTAAATACAATCATTTATTCTCCTGAATCTATTGGCAGTGGAACTAATCATCAGACTCACATAGAAGAATCAAAGCGCTTTACCTTAAGATCCCATTCTGCTAggcaaaattcttttaaaaagcaatctaaagaaatagaaaatgctaaAACAAATAGTCCTTCAACCGATAAATTTCCTGGCCAATTTGACAATAGTagattaaataaatgtgttaactATGACAAGAATCCTGATAGTTCTGACGTTCTTAGCaaattgaacaaaagaaaaagaccgCCATGGAAGACCACAGAAATgtcaacaaaaagacataaacgACAGTCTTGCAACAGTGGACAAATGGCAAACTATTATCCAAAATCCCAACTAGGTAAGTTTTTCTCtacttaattttaaagtttcattgtAGGTGCCTTGAGTAAAGTATGAGATAATGGGTAGAAAAGGAACAGCTGATTTAGTTtcaatttatttccaaaatatttggacGACCTAATTTCTTGGCACCTAGTATGAAACTCAATGAAATTAGGTTCTACTAAATGTACCCGTGCGCTTCCCTACATCTTAATGAGTCCaagattttaaacaaattaaaatatatttagtagaGCCATAGCTTCTAAACAAATCATTAATTTACAAGTTATATTATCTGTTTTTGTATTTGatctaatataaaatatagaaaacagtttGAATGGTAAATGTGCCTAAGGAGCTATCTAAAAATTAACTGCTACACTACaggataatatatatttattgtcttGATAAATTAATAACTTTGAGACCATGTGGAAAGAAGTAAAGACTATCTCATTGCTAAATTGATGAGGTCtgtaacatatataataattatgggaTATCAGTTGCACTTTCACCATTAAGTTGTTACACCCTTGGGTACTGATTCGGGAACCATTTTAAGACTCCGCATATTTAAATAGAGTCAAAGAACAAGatattttcttcagtaaataAGCAAACTTGTTGAATAGTTTTTTTCATAGTAGACATTGAACTAGATTCTATGGATATAAAGATGAGATTTCTTTCCAGAGATAATCTATAGCCTAGCAAGGGAGAAAGTCATATGCAGGTAATTTTAAGGTAATGCTAAATTTGGAATGCAAACGGAAATTACTTTAGTAAGTAATTATGTGCTTTACTTACTATGCAGGCCTGACATTGGTGCCTTGAGGAGACTGTTACCCTTAGAACCTAGCAAAGCAGGATTATGAGCACCATAATTGCCAATGTAGCCATTTCCATCTCTGCTTGATAGGTGCTAGACACTTCAGGATGTGAAAGAGCGCCAGGTTACATTTgtaaatttaaggaaattttatcaaatggttgcattattacattgtatattttaGGGGCCTTTTTGAGGGGCTTATGGAGATATTGGTGGCTTTAtttttgttacctttttaaaacatttttaaaagctaaaaaaccATTATCGAGTCTTATAGTAAGATATTAAAAGCAATAATTAAACTCAAGTTTTAATAAGTAGATGATTATAATGACCCCCAAAATTTGATTAATTGAATGACTTTAAAATACCTATTCCATAATATTTAACatgcattaaataaaaattttaactttgcaACATGCAATGATTAAAGCTTTATTATTGGGCAAATTAGAGTCTCCATTATGAAAGATGAATCAAATCTAAAAATAATGTCCTTTGTTTCTTGTCCTCAGGATAACTAAAAACAACATAACAAATAGTATGtcaggaaaagagggaagaagcctgatagtgattttttaaaaaaacttacaatTCACCTAAAaccatacacacatatttttaaaagactgtcgTGAATGCAGTATAAAGTGCAGTGTTTCATTCTTAATTCTTTATATCATTCTCATTTCATGTCGTTAGAGTTTACCAAAGACAGTTTGCATTAACTCATTTTACAACAGAACCGTATTTTGTCCTTTTAGCTTCTTAACCATTGTATCTTCCTAAGTTATaaacataaagtttattttaatgattatctCACTAAATATGAGATCACCCAAGAAAAATAAGATGGAAGATGCCTAAATATTACTTTCCAAATTAATCTCAAAAttcttctgttaaattttaaaaattttagtatcaTATGTTAAGAGttgtttttcaccttttctcatttttaaaattactggtACGATTTCTTGTTctgcttaaaattttatttatcttctactgataactttccttctttattttttaacattcttttttttttaatcaacaaggACATTATTTTTACAGAGTTGTATTTATAgcaatatttgttatatttatctgattttaaaatgtttcttaaggtgttatttttttctcattattcttGGTATTCCATACTTCTTAATGCCTTTTTGGAAATGACACAAATTCATTATtagttttatatgtgtttttcttcttcatagaaTAATTGATTGGAGATTTGAGAGAGTCTTAATTAACAACAAGGAGTTCTCTAGGAAAATTCATAAGGCAATGTATATAATGAATTATGGAATATTTCTATTGATGAAAAGTTTTGTTTCTACCATAAGTGTCTTGTTTTTGTACATTTCAAAATTACTGTCCAGATAAAAGTTTAATACATaggaattttagaatttatacTTCACTACATTTGTACTACTATATATCAATGGTAGACATGGAAAGCAAAGAAGTGCAATTCTGTCCTATTCTTAGTTCAGTAAATACTTAATGAATGCCTACAATATGCTCTTAGACACCATAGGAAGTTCAGAAAGTTCCCTTTCCATCTAAGTAAGAAAACAAGACTTGTATGTATGTACTCAACAAATAGAGTATATCTTATGTTTTAAGTGGGATATTATATTACTACTAATTAAAGGGATAGAATGGTTAAAGTCATGGTTTGTGTTCTCATGGAGTTTATCATTCTCATGGGGGACAGTGAATAGGCAATTACAGTAGAAAGTGGAGTGCTGTGACTGGGGAGAGAGATAGCTTATAGAAATATATAGGACAGAAGTTGAACCCATGTTTAGAAAACTCGGCAAGGACTCTTACAAAGTCACATCCAAGCTGAGATTTGAAGGCTGCCAAAGTATTAGCAGTCAGGAGAGGAGTTTT includes:
- the LCORL gene encoding ligand-dependent nuclear receptor corepressor-like protein isoform X1, whose translation is MGGVAMATAPFSPRPPFLLADAGTTLVLLYCHVMDPSLHVHARRPPHLPSPFSCNSVFPFGGVGIVLLQTSGLGAVILRVARGGRRWWELPTVPPSLFCLSETYARSCYPAGFESILEGLYGPRLRRDLSLFEDCEPEELTDWSMDEKCSFCNLQREAVSDCIPSLDSSQSTPTEELSSQGQSNTEKIECQAENYLNALFRKKDLPQNCDPNIPLVAQELMKKMIRQFAIEYISKSGKIQENRNGSIGPSLICKSIQMNQAENSLQEEQEGPLDLTVNRMQEQNTQQGDGVLDLSTKKTSIKSEESSICDPSSENSMAGSTVDAKSEEATKMEKGKSALSKVLESLCIHHQQQVLAMLKFLVQEQNAASLCYCNTSYTVSSESQKPLIEDDLHGLFCSCEYRLAERGCLQNERQSPGVVPLPVCIKDLHCLSCQTITIEHIMTVVNRGIANSYNSHRCCSGLLPNIHSTKSTFHTPLSSRDICDVSVSLKDVCRSRSPSPPPLSPVQTEGFEKLKDVVSELSALENNRLEININQPPSLTPAEINSDKTDHEGKIHKTKKFSNSDSLLLEGSGNCTTNQEKGETTVIFQDLMDRINEKLKSIETTDMGNLVKLSSSDCNTDNDLKLRDLIASLLHNAKASDYSFMELLSQHDKKVENKIIQTRFRKRQETLLSVHNSPDSPTFRRQSLQIKRELASLDENFVRKRYTEKNSRKLTRNDEIFSMDREEFCHCQGSLQNSKSLQENNHAETFSPDCALQSLQLPLHSLETNLAFDAFSESFKTTSPGKMSITKLQEKSAAGKRLLQNHRKNPKLENTKTPLKSDVPGLLSRTKRHIVPPGWYSIYVTNNYVFKKSPKAKKISDSAKKKDPVKNTQIESSHNIDLNKIAMNSNLQVVVERLEDTINMAKKSWNNHSLSEGCKTSKKLIEIDGKDQDAGRNMTLTVSRMTCKEQSLSKSVVAASNIKSNHTPTIDLNSKRLDNPENSSILDTSSLISGVQNVPTKYEAIESSFSSYSSPIKLMFLSEVKSSEGVKYTLTSVGTSKSNADLPSEKYPSHDAIEKQPETNEDIPDANFENYSSNCNGSDTLQGELNKFNCAKETTESPAMFIDDVNSDKPQDKPKENPSNDTDSSFKRKPGRPKKIGPQVVKQIKRPIGRPPKPKTDQTDITICQNESSSTGKKSPESLLSEVKEGIYKKSITVTVIYGRSRRTKRHVSEGTVNISNVISFSNNADFPTECNSLRNIREYKIDSGERSAISTLTTESEILGSGFEYIRPIKNKSVIPQPSKNIIRPNQKPFAVIRKPGRPAKVKISGISVTINRVSPQEREVSISSCLPPLEQENILEKNLAEEKYDHQCNKMDTRHTEADIFKNGSKSMVAAIPLRHSIRDRKPSLHLVHPLASSSSLIYRNTLLRKSYKLHLQKGKSEKEKHRQSRIKIASKGTPGLRNSKNAKMCLEDNKLIPISEVSLDPIISSNPLLRWWAASTSNDSLLEELNNRFEQITNAWVQVSGDEAENCVHKKRERIESDNFKIANPLETCLLELEVSPVKMLFRKKYDLNELCIWFMQTTETQSLSLVRKANARNPLEVINTRGIKLGTKYSHFNTSPFRKHFKKFALSSPSKSAGKLHILHKIVSSPLLNVRSNLTLARLKRTEFKRLQHERWKREGKPHNHGTVDWISKRRNLRFFCQNQFLKKTEGGTNADIPLQGKNTIDNQFILPPEIRDDCLQQKVAMSDLKTHANLENNFKTEAKENGTNCSQKGFEKGSRLGNVCPHNWRSKTLKDCRIFLRKINYLEHRNTFKLNTIIYSPESIGSGTNHQTHIEESKRFTLRSHSARQNSFKKQSKEIENAKTNSPSTDKFPGQFDNSRLNKCVNYDKNPDSSDVLSKLNKRKRPPWKTTEMSTKRHKRQSCNSGQMANYYPKSQLASRPALSI
- the LCORL gene encoding ligand-dependent nuclear receptor corepressor-like protein isoform X6, with protein sequence MKKMIRQFAIEYISKSGKIQENRNGSIGPSLICKSIQMNQAENSLQEEQEGPLDLTVNRMQEQNTQQGDGVLDLSTKKTSIKSEESSICDPSSENSMAGSTVDAKSEEATKMEKGKSALSKVLESLCIHHQQQVLAMLKFLVQEQNAASLCYCNTSYTVSSESQKPLIEDDLHGLFCSCEYRLAERGCLQNERQSPGVVPLPVCIKDLHCLSCQTITIEHIMTVVNRGIANSYNSHRCCSGLLPNIHSTKSTFHTPLSSRDICDVSVSLKDVCRSRSPSPPPLSPVQTEGFEKLKDVVSELSALENNRLEININQPPSLTPAEINSDKTDHEGKIHKTKKFSNSDSLLLEGSGNCTTNQEKGETTVIFQDLMDRINEKLKSIETTDMGNLVKLSSSDCNTDNDLKLRDLIASLLHNAKASDYSFMELLSQHDKKVENKIIQTRFRKRQETLLSVHNSPDSPTFRRQSLQIKRELASLDENFVRKRYTEKNSRKLTRNDEIFSMDREEFCHCQGSLQNSKSLQENNHAETFSPDCALQSLQLPLHSLETNLAFDAFSESFKTTSPGKMSITKLQEKSAAGKRLLQNHRKNPKLENTKTPLKSDVPGLLSRTKRHIVPPGWYSIYVTNNYVFKKSPKAKKISDSAKKKDPVKNTQIESSHNIDLNKIAMNSNLQVVVERLEDTINMAKKSWNNHSLSEGCKTSKKLIEIDGKDQDAGRNMTLTVSRMTCKEQSLSKSVVAASNIKSNHTPTIDLNSKRLDNPENSSILDTSSLISGVQNVPTKYEAIESSFSSYSSPIKLMFLSEVKSSEGVKYTLTSVGTSKSNADLPSEKYPSHDAIEKQPETNEDIPDANFENYSSNCNGSDTLQGELNKFNCAKETTESPAMFIDDVNSDKPQDKPKENPSNDTDSSFKRKPGRPKKIGPQVVKQIKRPIGRPPKPKTDQTDITICQNESSSTGKKSPESLLSEVKEGIYKKSITVTVIYGRSRRTKRHVSEGTVNISNVISFSNNADFPTECNSLRNIREYKIDSGERSAISTLTTESEILGSGFEYIRPIKNKSVIPQPSKNIIRPNQKPFAVIRKPGRPAKVKISGISVTINRVSPQEREVSISSCLPPLEQENILEKNLAEEKYDHQCNKMDTRHTEADIFKNGSKSMVAAIPLRHSIRDRKPSLHLVHPLASSSSLIYRNTLLRKSYKLHLQKGKSEKEKHRQSRIKIASKGTPGLRNSKNAKMCLEDNKLIPISEVSLDPIISSNPLLRWWAASTSNDSLLEELNNRFEQITNAWVQVSGDEAENCVHKKRERIESDNFKIANPLETCLLELEVSPVKMLFRKKYDLNELCIWFMQTTETQSLSLVRKANARNPLEVINTRGIKLGTKYSHFNTSPFRKHFKKFALSSPSKSAGKLHILHKIVSSPLLNVRSNLTLARLKRTEFKRLQHERWKREGKPHNHGTVDWISKRRNLRFFCQNQFLKKTEGGTNADIPLQGKNTIDNQFILPPEIRDDCLQQKVAMSDLKTHANLENNFKTEAKENGTNCSQKGFEKGSRLGNVCPHNWRSKTLKDCRIFLRKINYLEHRNTFKLNTIIYSPESIGSGTNHQTHIEESKRFTLRSHSARQNSFKKQSKEIENAKTNSPSTDKFPGQFDNSRLNKCVNYDKNPDSSDVLSKLNKRKRPPWKTTEMSTKRHKRQSCNSGQMANYYPKSQLASRPALSI